The following nucleotide sequence is from Triticum dicoccoides isolate Atlit2015 ecotype Zavitan chromosome 7B, WEW_v2.0, whole genome shotgun sequence.
TGAGTGCAGAGCGAGGAACTGCTCCACGGCAAGCTGCGGGTTCTGCTCCTCTGCCGTCGAGCTCACCTCGGCATACGAGCTGCTCAGACCAACAAACAACAGTGAAGGTAATTAAGTTCTTACTGCATCAATGTACTCCTACTAGTTCACATTTTGATGAATTGTAATGTTGGTGTTACTGTAAAACTCTTACGTGAGCAGAGCTGGAGGTAAAAGAAAATACAATGCATTTGCTTTTATAACAATTAATATTTTTAGAGGACACATTAGAGCGGCAAGTACAAGTAGGATGTACTTCTGAACAAGAATCAGCACACACACTGTGTGAAGATGAACACTGGCACAACCTTGGCTTTCTGCGACAAGAACATGTGGAATGTAAGCTCCAAACATGTGCAGAAATAATCACTAGTCCGTGTATGGGTCAAAAGGAGAGGGAGCCAGCCAAGATGGTTGATGGCATCATTGCCACATCCAAGCCAGCTAGTGCCAAGACATTTGCAACGTGTGAATTATTTTCGGAACCATGTGAGGTGTACCTCAGACAGATGTGGAGTATCAACTATCAAGGCTGTCAACGGTTAGAAGCCATGTGAAATTTGGATGCTATCTATAAAACTGTTTCATGTTGCATTCTCAAAGCATAACTTAAGGAGTAATACAGTAATTAGTAAAGTTGGATATAATTGCATATGGTGATTGTACATTGTACTGGAAGAATTCATTTCTTGATTTTTAAGCAAGTCTTGTTCAGTACATCTAAGGACTTTCTAACATCTTGTCGATATCGACTCAATAAGAGCTAACATAGTTGCCAGCCTATAAACTAAAGATGCATTTGAAAATAAGAAGTATCGAGGTACTGTCAGAGAAAGAGGAATAGAACAGCTAGCAAAAGATGGGCTATTCAAGGTCATTGAATATTAGACTCTTGAAGGCAATGGACACAGCAATGTCATGAattgttgttaattatatatgtcCTCACTAAAAATAAACTATGTAGCGAGAGGATAAAAATTACCTTAAACATCGAAGTAAGCTCTCTGCAGCAGAAGCTTCTTGCATGGCTTCAACCGCAGCCATTTGTGCGGCATCCCTGTATTTGAGAAGCTCCTGTAACAAAATATAGTAAAATCATGAAGAACAAGTACGTAACATAAAGCATTTAACCACCACATGCCAAACTGTTATCTTATCACCCCCTTGGCAAAaaatggtactccctccattcacaaatagtataagatgttttagatatttcaatatggactacatacgaactgaaatgagtgaacaaacacactaaaacatgtcAATATACATCCAATTCAGAAAAAAGTTAAaatatcttatatttgtgaatgaaGGGAGTACATTGCTAGCAGGCAGTTCCATATTTGCATCATTCCATGGCTTAAATGAAATGAAAATATTTACAGCAACAGCAAGATAAGACCTCGGTTTGTAAATAGAAAAAGAAGCGAATATATTCGTATATCCACACATCAGTTGAAAAACGTTGATTGTGGATTTATTTATTCAGTAGATAGCCATAAAAAAACAGTATGCTCAAGGTGCAGAAAGTTAGAAATGCTAGACGAGTATTAACAGTTAGTGATCATGTGAATGAGCTATCCGTACCTTTCCTAATTTAGCAAGTGAAGGAGGAAGTGCCGTCCATGAAGTGCTCGCGTCCGTCAACTTTTTGCTATTTGCAGCAATCTTCACTAAATTTGTAATGTTGGTGTTACTTAAAACCCCAGATGTCCTTCTTATAGGAGAAAGATGCTTATTCACCGGTCGGTCAGAATCATCTGATGGAGCACTTGCTGTGCTCTTCCTTGGAGGAGTCAGAATCTTAGTATCATCCTTGTGTGAGGGCTTCTCATCTGCTGGTGGTGGCGGTCTTCGTCTAGGAGTCTGTCACAAAACAACTAATAGTGCTTAGTCATTCTGAATACTGCATGGAGATGGGCACTAAAATGAATAATGGCAAGTTCAAGCATTGGTGTGACCTAAACCATTCTTAGAAGGTGACCAAGATGTTCAGAAGATAGTTTCCTAGATCCTCTATCACTAGAACACTAGGCACAAATTGAACGTGACACGCATTTACCAATATAAACGacaagcatagtcagcataccgatGTGCTTCTAATCTCAGACTTCCTGTCAGCTTTGGCTCCCTTTGAATCTGAATTGGCCTTGACGTTTGCATCTGCCTTCCCTTCCCAGCTTCTTCTCAACGACTTTGGTCCCGATTCAAGACTTAACAGAGTGTTACTAAGGGAGTTGCCTGCAGAAGACTTCCTCCCTGCTGTAGTAACCTTCAACACAGAAGCTGCTTTTTCTAACAAGGATAACTTTGATGGTGATGACTTGTCTGCTCCTTTCACTTTTGTTCTCTGCTTCATGTCATTTGAGAATCTTTCAAATGATGCAGGTAGAGAATGTACGCTGGTAGGCGATGAAGGTGTCGACCTAGGATTGTTTGACTTCACCTTTGACGTAACCACTTCCTTCTTGTCGAAAAGGCTGGCGAGCGCTTGCTTCGAAAGCGAAGAATTCGACTTGGTCAGCTGCGGTTTCTTGCTTTCGGCCCCGTTGTTTTTCACAGAAGCATTTAGTTTCTCTAACTTGCTTTGCTCTTTCTCCAGTGACAAGGCCCCTGCATCCTTGGAACCATTGGCGGGTGGCTGTGCCTTCTTTTCGCCAAGAAACTTGGAGGAACTAGTCATGACAAGGTCTTCGGGAGTGCCGACACACGCATGTCGGCCTGGAACCGGCCTGACCCCCCTCAAGATAGGCACCGGGGTGGCGGCCTCAAGACGGTCTACATGGATGAACTGCCCCAGCTGAATTGTGTCGCTCAATATGAGGTCATGCTGGTCCTCCGGCAGGGAAACATAGGTGGCGTGCGAGGAATCAGACACCTTGAGGTAGAACCCCTGGTTGGTGAAGAGATCGCTGCCAGCAAGCGCCGGAACAATGCTGACGACCTGAAGAAGGGACGACCGGTGCTCGCCCGCGACTTTGACGTCGCTGTTCATGTGCTGAAGGAGCTTGAGGAGGACCCCGGGCACAAGCGAAGCCATTGCCGTAGCTCCCAAAGCACATCAGCTGCACATTATTCAGCACAATTCAGAAACGGCGATCATTGTATTGAGGAAAAAAAACATGGATGACTGGAGAGAAGTGGGACTGAAAAGCGAGCAAATGGTGATTAGTCACTGGTAGACAACCTGGGCTATATATCCTACCAAAAGGGAAAGAAGGATCTCTCCAACTACCAAATGCAATAAAGGTTCCAGCTTTGTAGATGGCTTAATCCAAACTACTAGTACTAACAATTGTGTACTGCAAATCCTTTATAGGCTCACAATGAACACACAAGTACTGTACCCAGTGGCCAGTAGAAAACACAGAAAGGATAGTGTAGTACAGTATAAAACCATGCAGTGCCGTTTGCTGAACCAGGAAAGCACAGAGCAATTCAAGTTAGGGGGAAATGGGAAGATTGGTGTACCTATACCTACCCACCCAACATTGCTAGTACTAGTACTGGTTGAAAGGAAGTAAAGCAACACATAAATGGCAGCAGCTGTTGCtgcaaggggtgagggctggagggagAGTAGGGACGGTGGTGTTTTAAGGAAGGggtttgattgattgattgattcagTGGCAGTGGGAAGATAAACAGGAGCATAAATGAGCAGATCCAGCAACACAGTCAAAGCGGCCCTATCTCCCATCCCATTCCCAGCCCAGAAGTGCATATAAACAAACAGAGGTAAAaaggagagggtgaagcagcgAATCTTGAGCAGAACAAGTGGTTATGTTGAGACTTGGCAGCCAGTGATGGAGCTGCATAGGAGTAATAGCACATGGCAAATGCTGTGTGATGTGATGTCCCAGAATCGAGATAAAGAGAAGCGGTCTCTCTCTCTCTACAGCTTGCTAGGCAATCACCCATAAGCAAATCTTTGAGGGGAGGAAGAAGTGAAAAAAAGCAAAGatggaagcaaaacaagaagatgaTATACTACTACATAAATAAATCCTGCTTTGGAGAAGAATAGAAAGAAAGAGGCGAGGAAGAGGAAAGGAAGACATGTTGACACGCACCTCTTGAGCGAAGCCTGGTGAATCCCGCGAGGCCGTGAGGCACAGGTGACAGGACTCCCTTCTCCTTTCCTCCCAGCTCTTCTTCCAGTGAAGAGGAAGAAGGGAGGATGGGTGTATGTggggaagaagaaggcgcggcggaGAAGACGACTGATTCCTCTCGTGCCTGCGGTCCTCCCTCCTATGGCTATGGAATAGAGGAGCGAGGGAGGCGGCCTGCTCTGATCAGGGAAGCCCGCTCGCTCGCTCGGCTTGTCACATCCAAGAATCCCTGCCCGTTGGCCCTCGCGCGCGGCTGTGCCAAGAGAGGAAATGGCGCTTctgcctctctttctctctctctctctctctctctctctctctctaaaatgTGAGGGGGAGGGGAGAGAAGGTGGCGACTTCTTGGAGCTGAGCCTGAGCGCACGCGGGCAGCGAGCAGTAGCAGCAGCGGAGCAGCGGCAGCAGGCACAGAGAAAGAGGGAGCAATACTGTGGCTGGCGTGCAAAAGCGCTGTGTGTCTAGGAGATCGTATCGTACCCATGCTGGGACCGGGGAGTCAGTGGGCGTGGTTAAGGTGGGGCGTCGCTTTCCTTTCCATGGGATGGGGCAAACCGAGTTCCCAGGACAAGCTCTACGTGCATGGGTAAAAATATTTTCCGTTTGTTACGACACCAGCGGCTCGACAAACTTTCACGCGCTTTTCATGAGATGTGTGAATTAGTACGAGCAGCGTGAGACATTACAAGAAGGCGCACGCGCATGCGGAGCATGGAGGCAACGCTACTCCCCAACAAGTCTTTCAAGAGCTCTATTTGTTCCACTTCCTTGGACAATGTAAGACAATTTTctccctccatccaaaaatacttgtcggAAATTGatcgaaatggatgtatctaaaactaaatatgtctagatacattcatttctccgacgagtattttcgaacggagggagtactacttagtAGCTCAGTACAAGTACGCGTGCTAGCGGCAGCTAAAATTGGTTTGGTCAACGGCTCAACGGCGTCTGAACAACCCAACTTGATTGGATTCATTGCCGACACTTTACACTGGTTTGACTTTAGAAACCAAACCACCAATCCACTATTAGCACCGTACTTCTAAACGTACAAACGCATTGACTCTGACTGTGAGTGCGCATGCCCTTCATTATCCATGTTATAGGAAAAACAAAATCCGTCATTTTTAACGGATCAGGAATATTTCTGTAGATTCTGCACAGCTGCATAATCCAAGGCATGATACAGAAGACGGACAGAGTTGCCCCCATGCATCTGCATTTTGGTCAGCGTTGGGAATAATAATGCAGTCGCTGCCTCGATGATAGTACTAGCTGATAGGGATCTCGTAACCACTGTATAATATGCATGCGCATATGCACTGCCGGTTGGTAAACCAGTTGCCAGACTATTTTTATGCATGTCTGTGTGTGCATCGTCCAAACCACAGCTAAAATCCATGCATGCTCATGTGTTGGATAACAGTTCAAACTTACTAGTAGTACTAACTCACTGACTAAATGTTTACAGTACTGGCTTACTTGAAAAGTAAGGAACAAACTCCACTTTTCCCCTCGTAGTTGGAAATGAAAACGTGTGATACTGAACCCAAGTGCTCGAAGAAACAAAAAGGTGGCCTTGGTTGAATTAGCTCCCACAGCGCACCAGTAGTAGTTCTTGTACTGGTACTGGTAGTTCCCAGGACAAGCTGCTGGACATACTACTACGTGTACGTGAATTAGTTCTTGTACTGGTCAGTATTCCATTCCATTAATCTAATCTAGGGATTTGCTAAATCTGCAAGGCAACACTGACTCTCCAAATTTGCTTACATGTAGCACGTCGGTTTATCTAATTAAGTGCCTGATGATTGATTCAAATGTGCAATACCTAATCACGATGATCCTCCAGAGCTAATTACCACGTATAgacatttttttttgcggggggtaTAGGCAAAATTGCATACAAGAGCATGCACCACAATAGAACCCTGGACAGAGAAAGTTAATCACCGCATGTGTGCAGGAAACATTATGGTCCATGCAGATGCAGGTACCAATGGCGGGGAGGATGATATATTGAGACGTGGCAAGCCAAGTAATAATAAACGTGGAGTCAGATGAGATGTGCTCACTGTCAACTGGCCGAAACCGATGCATGCATGCAGATGCAGATGCAGGTGCAGGTGCATCCAGATCATCACACAGGTGAGCATGTGCTTTGTCTCAGCCTCCGCTCGCCTATTCCTCATCTCAATAAAAACCAATTTATTCTTGGAAGCATTTTCCTGTAATAAATCCTATcttgtactagtactagtagtaccatTGCGTTTCTTTTTCTTGGAACAGCGGTGTGTGTTCATACATACGCATGTGGCAGCTTGCACAGGATGTCGGCGCCAACGTGGGCAGACCAGAAGAGCTTCATGGCCGTCCCATCTCACAGGATGACAAATCAGCATCACCTTGCTGGAGACAACGGTGCCCAGATTTATCTGATCTGTGGGAATAGTTTCTTCACTTGTGTCATGGCAACCGAGGCCAATGGAAGGAATCACTCGGTGATTACCACTACAAAATTATCGTGATTATCACGGAGTACGAAATTCCTACAACTACAAGCGA
It contains:
- the LOC119337974 gene encoding PHD finger protein rhinoceros-like isoform X1, whose amino-acid sequence is MASLVPGVLLKLLQHMNSDVKVAGEHRSSLLQVVSIVPALAGSDLFTNQGFYLKVSDSSHATYVSLPEDQHDLILSDTIQLGQFIHVDRLEAATPVPILRGVRPVPGRHACVGTPEDLVMTSSSKFLGEKKAQPPANGSKDAGALSLEKEQSKLEKLNASVKNNGAESKKPQLTKSNSSLSKQALASLFDKKEVVTSKVKSNNPRSTPSSPTSVHSLPASFERFSNDMKQRTKVKGADKSSPSKLSLLEKAASVLKVTTAGRKSSAGNSLSNTLLSLESGPKSLRRSWEGKADANVKANSDSKGAKADRKSEIRSTSTPRRRPPPPADEKPSHKDDTKILTPPRKSTASAPSDDSDRPVNKHLSPIRRTSGVLSNTNITNLVKIAANSKKLTDASTSWTALPPSLAKLGKELLKYRDAAQMAAVEAMQEASAAESLLRCLSSYAEVSSTAEEQNPQLAVEQFLALHSAMSRATVVADSLAKAAAATSTVTSPDQSTAGEAASIDEESLAVAAERRRRAASWVGAGLATDLSAFSLYNLRPAPANTSSPLAVVLVDESVKPAATTKASPPAKSRLSPAKGKGRPVHVVAAAAAMAAPPPEWERGGGAEERGELARRLDEEARRWFLEFVERFLDADVAAAAPWDRDRAARMLPQLKRVNDWLSEIGKPPPVEPPPHDAGDEEVGAAAPATAYNGVPEQTIERLRKKIYEYLLTNVDSAAAVLGETSPAANGRKG
- the LOC119337974 gene encoding PHD finger protein rhinoceros-like isoform X2 yields the protein MASLVPGVLLKLLQHMNSDVKVAGEHRSSLLQVVSIVPALAGSDLFTNQGFYLKVSDSSHATYVSLPEDQHDLILSDTIQLGQFIHVDRLEAATPVPILRGVRPVPGRHACVGTPEDLVMTSSSKFLGEKKAQPPANGSKDAGALSLEKEQSKLEKLNASVKNNGAESKKPQLTKSNSSLSKQALASLFDKKEVVTSKRTKVKGADKSSPSKLSLLEKAASVLKVTTAGRKSSAGNSLSNTLLSLESGPKSLRRSWEGKADANVKANSDSKGAKADRKSEIRSTSTPRRRPPPPADEKPSHKDDTKILTPPRKSTASAPSDDSDRPVNKHLSPIRRTSGVLSNTNITNLVKIAANSKKLTDASTSWTALPPSLAKLGKELLKYRDAAQMAAVEAMQEASAAESLLRCLSSYAEVSSTAEEQNPQLAVEQFLALHSAMSRATVVADSLAKAAAATSTVTSPDQSTAGEAASIDEESLAVAAERRRRAASWVGAGLATDLSAFSLYNLRPAPANTSSPLAVVLVDESVKPAATTKASPPAKSRLSPAKGKGRPVHVVAAAAAMAAPPPEWERGGGAEERGELARRLDEEARRWFLEFVERFLDADVAAAAPWDRDRAARMLPQLKRVNDWLSEIGKPPPVEPPPHDAGDEEVGAAAPATAYNGVPEQTIERLRKKIYEYLLTNVDSAAAVLGETSPAANGRKG